A region of Solanum dulcamara chromosome 7, daSolDulc1.2, whole genome shotgun sequence DNA encodes the following proteins:
- the LOC129895773 gene encoding developmentally-regulated G-protein 2 yields the protein MGIVERIKEIEAEMARTQKNKATEYHLGQLKAKIAKLRTQLLEPPKGSSGAGEGFEVTKFGHGRVALIGFPSVGKSTLLTMLTGTHSEAASYEFTTLTCIPGIIHYNDTKIQLLDLPGIIEGASEGKGRGRQVIAVSKSADIVLMVLDASKSEGHRQILTKELEAVGLRLNKRPPQIYFKKKKTGGISFNSTMHLTHVDEKLCYQILHEYKIHNAEVLFREDATVDDLIDVIEGNRKYMKCIYVYNKIDVVGIDDVDRLARQPNSVVISCNMKLNLDRLLAKMWEAMGLVRVYTKPQGQQPDFTDPVVLSADRGGCTVEDFCNHIHRSLVKDVKYVLVWGTSARHYPQHCGLAQMLEDEDVVQIVKKKEKEDGGGRGRFKSHSNAPSRISDREKKAPLKT from the exons ATGGGGATCGTAGAGAGGATCAAAGAAATTGAAGCCGAGATGGCTCGTACCCAGAAAAATAAAGCAACTG AATATCATTTGGGTCAGCTGAAGGCTAAGATAGCAAAGCTGAGGACACAATTGTTGGAGCCCCCCAAA GGTTCTAGTGGTGCTGGAGAAGGTTTTGAAGTTACGAAATTTGGTCATGGACGTGTTGCACTAATAGGATTCCCAAG TGTGGGAAAGTCTACGCTCCTTACAATGTTGACAGGAACACATTCTGAAGCAGCATCATATGAGTTCACAACACTTACTTGCATCCCTGGTATTATCCATTACAATGATACTAAAATTCAATTGCTTGATCTTCCGGGAATCATTGAAGGTGCATCTGAAGGCAAGGGGCGTGGTAGGCAG GTCATTGCTGTTTCTAAGTCAGCGGACATTGTATTAATGGTTCTTGATGCTTCAAAA AGTGAAGGCCATCGACAAATATTGACAAAGGAGCTGGAAGCGGTGGGCCTGCGATTAAACAAGCGACCTCCTCAG ATATACTTCAAGAAGAAAAAGACTGGTGGAATTTCTTTCAACAGCACTATGCATCTGACACATGTGGATGAGAAGCTATGCTATCAAATTCTGCATGAATACAAGATCCACAATGCTGAG GTGTTATTTCGTGAAGATGCTACAGTTGATGACCTAATTGATGTTATTGAGGGGAATCGTAAATACATGAAGTGCATATATGTCTACAACAAGATAGATGTTGTTGGTATTGATGATGTAGACAGATTAGCCAGACAGCCAAACTCCGTTGTCATCAGCTGCAACATGAAG CTGAATCTGGACAGATTGCTTGCAAAAATGTGGGAAGCGATGGGGCTTGTCAGAGTTTATACAAAACCACAAGGCCAGCAACCAGACTTCACAGATCCTGTGGTCCTTTCTGCT GATAGAGGTGGCTGTACAGTAGAAGATTTCTGTAATCACATACATCGGAGTCTTGTTAAGGATGTGAAGTATGTGTTGGTGTGGGGTACTAGTGCAAGGCACTACCCCCAGCATTGTGGCCTTGCGCAAATGCTTGAGGATGAAGATGTGGTTCAGATTGTTAAGAAAAAG GAGAAGGAAGATGGAGGAGGTAGAGGCCGGTTCAAATCACATTCTAATGCTCCTTCTCGTATATCTGACCGTGAAAAGAaggctccattgaagacttga